From Desulfuromonas soudanensis, the proteins below share one genomic window:
- a CDS encoding methyl-accepting chemotaxis protein, whose translation MIYATNIRAKIWYCVGLALLGFAFSTAITYRSSTVLVADLEQMARVDFPRSLQGAEIAALFSKQIGLFEDAVLVGDEGAIDQAAKSGEEILKAFGLLLSAGDFLRLELENLQGEFSVYNDQALEAYRLLAAGQSDDNLYARIEKTGQQQQLLRQEFDRTAQALRLRVEETILNNSAGARKNSSVQVGMFLGVFLTSALLISWLSDRLLVRPLRRVHAMVQRLGEGDVSESNRLDRVNRDEIGEVGKELNALAESMLQRSRVAESIAEGDLNVSVILASDKDTLGKALNEMVASLGRIAENLLDATGHVAKGSNQISLSCQNLSDGSSHQAASAEEVSSAMEEMLANVRQSAENARKTGLISEEAARDAALGGEAVRQTSEAMTDITRNISIIEEIARQTNLLALNAAIEAARAGEHGRGFAVVAAEVRKLAERSQTAAARISGMSSSSMAVAEKAAAQLEKLVPNIRKTAELVQEIVAASREQESGAEQVNTAIFKLDEVIQQNAAAAEEMASTAEELSAQATQLEQMAGFFRMGNSRLQPVAVKALPQAGRKSHSVSAGRLSAAGLESF comes from the coding sequence ATGATCTATGCGACAAACATACGGGCCAAGATCTGGTACTGCGTGGGGTTGGCGCTTTTGGGCTTTGCCTTCTCGACGGCTATAACCTATCGCTCGAGCACTGTGCTGGTCGCCGATCTCGAACAGATGGCGCGCGTCGATTTCCCCCGCTCCCTGCAGGGGGCAGAAATTGCCGCCCTGTTCAGCAAGCAGATCGGCCTCTTTGAAGATGCCGTGCTGGTGGGAGACGAAGGGGCTATTGACCAGGCCGCAAAGTCGGGGGAAGAGATTCTGAAGGCCTTCGGCCTTCTCCTGTCGGCGGGAGACTTCCTGCGCCTGGAGCTGGAAAATCTGCAGGGGGAATTTTCGGTCTACAACGATCAGGCTCTCGAGGCCTACCGCCTTTTGGCTGCGGGCCAAAGCGATGACAACCTCTATGCCCGGATCGAGAAGACGGGGCAGCAGCAGCAGCTGTTGCGCCAGGAATTCGACAGGACGGCGCAGGCCCTTCGACTGCGGGTCGAAGAGACGATTTTGAATAACAGCGCCGGGGCCCGGAAAAATTCGAGCGTTCAGGTCGGGATGTTTCTTGGCGTTTTCCTGACCTCGGCCCTCCTGATCAGCTGGTTGTCCGATCGGTTGCTGGTGCGTCCCCTGCGACGGGTTCATGCCATGGTGCAGCGTCTCGGTGAGGGAGACGTTTCCGAGAGTAACCGGCTCGACCGGGTGAACCGGGACGAAATCGGCGAGGTCGGAAAGGAGTTGAATGCCCTGGCGGAAAGTATGCTGCAACGCTCCCGGGTCGCCGAATCCATTGCCGAGGGGGATCTCAACGTTTCGGTGATTCTCGCCTCGGATAAGGACACCCTGGGCAAGGCGTTGAATGAAATGGTCGCCAGCCTCGGCCGTATCGCCGAAAATCTTCTCGATGCCACGGGCCATGTCGCCAAGGGATCGAATCAGATTTCCCTCTCCTGTCAAAACCTCTCCGACGGGAGCTCCCATCAGGCGGCTTCGGCCGAGGAGGTCTCCTCGGCCATGGAGGAGATGTTGGCCAACGTTCGGCAAAGCGCCGAAAATGCCAGGAAAACCGGCCTCATCTCCGAAGAGGCGGCGCGGGACGCGGCGCTGGGCGGAGAGGCGGTGCGCCAGACATCGGAGGCGATGACCGATATTACCCGGAACATTTCGATCATCGAAGAGATCGCCCGGCAGACAAACCTGCTGGCCCTCAATGCCGCCATAGAGGCGGCGCGGGCCGGGGAGCATGGCCGGGGTTTTGCCGTTGTCGCAGCCGAAGTGAGGAAGCTGGCGGAACGGAGCCAGACGGCGGCGGCCCGGATCTCAGGCATGTCCTCCAGCAGTATGGCCGTGGCCGAGAAGGCGGCGGCCCAGCTGGAGAAGCTGGTCCCCAATATCCGTAAAACCGCCGAACTGGTGCAGGAAATCGTGGCGGCAAGCCGGGAGCAGGAGAGTGGCGCCGAACAGGTGAACACCGCTATTTTCAAACTCGACGAAGTGATCCAGCAGAATGCCGCCGCGGCTGAGGAAATGGCTTCGACGGCCGAGGAGTTGTCGGCCCAGGCGACACAACTGGAACAGATGGCCGGATTCTTCCGCATGGGGAACTCACGGCTCCAGCCGGTGGCGGTCAAGGCTCTCCCCCAGGCGGGGAGAAAAAGCCATTCGGTGTCGGCCGGTCGTCTTTCCGCTGCCGGTTTGGAGAGTTTTTGA
- a CDS encoding HD-GYP domain-containing protein has translation MFIISLSVFRYPMTYLTLVGSVLAMNLLAYLQSNLIEVTRPLSGYILPTIIGGVIGMLLSSNRVSCREKREEQKRLFIDIVQSLSIALDERDAYTYGHSSRVTDFSMALGKRAGLGKLELEMLELGSILHDIGKIGIPDTILNKPEALNSEEIEMIRQHPIKGERIIGLSNNNKIQMIVDCIRSHHERYDGSGYPDGLTGTDIPVLARIVAIADAFDTMTSRRVYRVKLTPQDAVAELLSCSGSQFDPQLTRQFSEVLRGEEFKMLLENESPECEPLLVPHP, from the coding sequence ATGTTTATCATTTCGCTGAGCGTCTTCAGATACCCGATGACCTACCTGACCCTGGTGGGCTCCGTGCTGGCGATGAACCTTCTTGCCTACCTGCAAAGCAACTTGATCGAGGTGACCAGGCCCCTGAGCGGTTACATCCTTCCGACCATTATCGGCGGGGTGATCGGGATGCTCCTCTCCTCCAACCGCGTCAGTTGCCGGGAAAAACGCGAAGAACAAAAGAGGCTCTTTATCGATATTGTTCAGTCGCTCTCCATCGCTCTCGATGAAAGGGATGCTTACACCTACGGACATTCCTCCCGAGTGACCGATTTTTCCATGGCCCTGGGGAAGAGGGCGGGGCTGGGGAAGCTGGAACTCGAGATGCTCGAACTCGGCAGCATTTTGCACGACATCGGCAAGATCGGCATCCCCGACACGATTCTCAACAAGCCCGAAGCGCTCAACAGCGAAGAGATCGAGATGATTCGCCAACATCCGATCAAGGGCGAGCGCATTATCGGGCTGAGCAATAATAATAAAATCCAGATGATTGTGGACTGCATCCGAAGCCACCATGAACGATATGACGGCAGCGGCTACCCGGATGGACTCACCGGCACCGACATCCCCGTTCTGGCCCGAATTGTCGCCATCGCCGATGCCTTCGACACCATGACGTCACGGCGGGTATACCGGGTCAAACTGACGCCGCAGGACGCTGTGGCGGAACTTCTCTCCTGTTCCGGGAGTCAGTTCGACCCTCAGTTGACCCGGCAATTTTCAGAGGTGCTCAGAGGCGAGGAGTTCAAAATGCTGCTCGAGAATGAGTCCCCGGAGTGCGAGCCTTTGCTTGTCCCTCACCCCTGA